A genomic window from Candidatus Methylacidiphilum fumarolicum includes:
- a CDS encoding aminotransferase class V-fold PLP-dependent enzyme, with amino-acid sequence MESIESYRKDFPILSLKINDYPLIYFDNAATSQKPLCVIEALSNFFLSTNANVHRGLHELSSRATELLEASRATIARFINARSQDEIVFTRGTTESINLVAASLGSLFKAGDGILLTEMEHHSNLIPWQQLAKKNGLRLFFLPIDGREGNLLWTSLEEFLIKNRIVIFSFTHVSNTLGVINPVESLCAIARKLGVITLVDAAQSAGHRPLDVQKIGCDFLAFSGHKMCGPTGIGVLYGRKELLEKMPPFQYGGNMVLDTDFFESRWKEPPHKFEAGTLPIAEAICLKTAIDYLCQIGLEKIALHDEQIASYAYNQISSLPCIIPLGPTKKRAGIVTFAVKGLHPHDFITYCDRYGVALRGGHHCNKPLLSKLGINSAIRASFYFYNTKSEVDRFIEIIDKCLRFFKLIG; translated from the coding sequence GTGGAGTCCATAGAATCCTATAGGAAGGATTTTCCTATCCTTTCTCTAAAAATTAATGATTATCCGCTTATTTATTTTGACAACGCAGCCACTTCTCAAAAGCCGCTCTGCGTGATCGAAGCTTTATCTAATTTTTTTTTATCAACCAATGCGAATGTTCACAGAGGACTCCATGAATTAAGTAGTCGAGCTACGGAACTTTTAGAGGCATCCCGAGCCACCATCGCGCGGTTTATCAATGCCAGAAGTCAGGATGAGATTGTATTTACAAGAGGAACTACAGAATCGATTAATCTGGTTGCTGCCTCATTAGGTTCCCTTTTTAAAGCCGGAGATGGTATCCTCTTAACCGAAATGGAGCATCATTCGAACCTGATACCATGGCAACAGCTAGCTAAAAAAAATGGATTACGCCTGTTCTTCCTTCCAATCGATGGGAGAGAAGGAAATCTTCTGTGGACTTCACTAGAAGAGTTTCTCATTAAAAATCGGATAGTTATTTTCTCTTTTACTCATGTATCAAATACATTGGGTGTTATTAATCCAGTCGAATCTCTCTGTGCAATTGCTAGAAAATTAGGGGTCATTACTCTTGTTGATGCGGCTCAAAGCGCTGGCCATAGGCCACTTGACGTGCAAAAAATAGGCTGTGATTTTCTTGCCTTTTCTGGTCATAAAATGTGTGGACCTACTGGTATTGGAGTCTTGTATGGAAGGAAGGAGCTACTCGAAAAGATGCCTCCCTTTCAATATGGAGGGAACATGGTTTTGGATACGGATTTCTTCGAAAGCCGATGGAAAGAACCTCCTCACAAATTTGAAGCTGGGACGCTACCGATAGCCGAAGCAATTTGTTTAAAGACAGCCATTGATTATCTTTGTCAAATAGGGCTAGAAAAAATCGCTCTTCATGATGAACAAATTGCTAGCTACGCCTACAACCAAATCTCCTCTCTACCCTGTATCATTCCTTTAGGCCCTACAAAAAAGAGAGCTGGAATTGTGACCTTTGCGGTTAAAGGATTGCATCCTCACGACTTTATTACCTATTGTGACCGTTATGGTGTGGCGTTGCGCGGCGGCCATCATTGCAATAAACCATTGCTGTCAAAATTGGGAATCAATTCAGCCATTCGTGCTAGTTTTTATTTTTATAACACTAAATCGGAAGTCGATCGATTCATTGAGATTATCGATAAATGTCTTCGATTCTTTAAATTAATCGGCTAA
- the sufU gene encoding Fe-S cluster assembly sulfur transfer protein SufU has product MDLEDLYQEILLDHSRYPRNFGKPEGQYLEAEGTNPSCGDTIQLFISINDSNQIIERVQFLGRGCAISIASASLMTEIVQSKKVEEVIGIKNTLQLFLTSKETVDDSVLGELSCLKGVRHFPARVKCALLPWHALAKVIQ; this is encoded by the coding sequence ATGGATTTAGAAGATCTTTATCAAGAGATCCTATTGGACCATTCCCGTTATCCACGCAACTTTGGGAAACCAGAAGGCCAATACTTAGAAGCCGAAGGAACTAATCCAAGTTGCGGGGATACTATTCAACTTTTCATAAGCATCAATGATTCCAATCAGATTATTGAACGCGTTCAGTTCCTTGGCAGAGGTTGTGCAATCTCCATAGCTTCAGCTTCTTTAATGACTGAAATTGTTCAATCCAAAAAAGTAGAAGAGGTTATAGGTATAAAAAATACATTACAGCTCTTCTTAACGAGCAAAGAAACAGTCGATGATTCGGTGCTTGGGGAATTATCCTGTCTAAAAGGTGTTAGGCATTTTCCTGCTAGAGTTAAATGCGCTCTGCTCCCATGGCATGCGTTAGCCAAAGTTATCCAGTAG
- the mfd gene encoding transcription-repair coupling factor, giving the protein MAPSPSNHWNNNTIGIQGKKKEMTFSPTKWLNHPLLRQQHKRLIKGGNWSIECLPTSAQSFFLASFIANSHLPTLVIAESIKKVNELAIGLECWGSPYIVFPEIEPVSMESLPDPLLMAERLRAAYSLLNFFSGAILTTELALEEPLPSPSLLQEKRFRIVPGKTTDRFALIERLIEAGYERVDTVDNRGQLAVRGSIVDFFSWDGVFPLRTEWEGNQIISLRQFHPITQRSFKPLEEAFLSLINAEDISKGKASLYDYLPKMTTIFWSKAPEVAMPDIDIHFESHILLDAPKGDWFHQERRWELFLSQLTQWIEKKWEIVIFVNNEGEESRLKEILSNQGIGIESIFFSKSPLLKGFSWPAAKLAILTDAEIFGRYQNQKICLRNQETNDALEKYLTGEISEQWKDGDYVVHLQHGICRFRGIKSMDGTNSEMIELEFDQKAKLFVPIDQAYLISRYIGGTKKQPKLDSLGGTRWLRAKIATEKAVSDLAERMLKINAEREVLEGFSFPKDDHWQREFEESFIYEETADQLKAIEETKRDMESKRPMDRLICGDVGFGKTEVAIRAIFKAVMGGKQAALLAPTTVLAKQHFQTLSERFADYPIQTALLCRLIKNSEEKEILAGLKNGSIDVVIGTHRLLSADVAFKDLGLIVIDEEQRFGVLQKEKWKDTFRLIDVLSLSATPIPRTLYLALAGARDMSLIETPPPNRYPIETIVSAYDERIIRQAIERELNRGGQVYFLHNRIRTIEKVASRIKSLLPSVKIAIGHGRMKKSELEEVMESFVNGQIDVLLATSIIENGLDIPNANTIIIDRADLFGLADLYQLRGRVGRSNQKAYAYLLLPRDLFIQADAKKRIKAMQEHSQLGVGFQIALRDLEIRGAGNLLGTSQSGHIASVGFELYCKLLKKAVQRLQGKEIDTLTDCKVSLDFLLPEPGGGRHALAFIPFTYMERREERLQAYRQLAEALSIGELEEIKKGWKDRFGAWPEPVENLFSITEIRLIGAAKGIERIESDQDKLKLMRHREYLFTAQGKFPRLIESDTKTKIMQIKKWLEVF; this is encoded by the coding sequence ATGGCACCTTCACCATCCAATCATTGGAACAATAATACTATCGGGATCCAAGGGAAGAAAAAAGAAATGACCTTTTCTCCTACCAAGTGGTTGAACCATCCCTTGTTAAGACAACAACACAAGCGGTTAATAAAAGGAGGAAATTGGAGCATCGAATGCTTACCCACTTCCGCGCAATCCTTTTTTCTTGCCTCCTTTATAGCCAACTCTCATTTGCCCACTTTGGTCATAGCAGAAAGCATTAAAAAGGTCAATGAATTGGCCATTGGATTGGAATGTTGGGGAAGCCCTTACATAGTCTTTCCTGAAATTGAACCTGTGTCGATGGAAAGCTTACCTGATCCATTGTTGATGGCCGAAAGGCTAAGAGCAGCATATAGTCTGCTCAATTTTTTTTCCGGGGCTATCCTGACCACAGAGTTAGCTTTAGAAGAGCCTCTACCCTCTCCTAGTTTATTGCAAGAAAAGCGTTTTAGGATTGTTCCTGGGAAAACGACTGACAGATTTGCTCTGATCGAGCGGCTCATTGAAGCTGGTTATGAAAGAGTTGATACGGTAGACAACCGAGGCCAATTAGCTGTCCGAGGATCGATTGTAGACTTTTTTTCTTGGGATGGCGTCTTTCCTTTGAGAACGGAATGGGAAGGCAATCAAATCATCTCGCTAAGACAATTCCATCCTATTACACAACGCTCTTTTAAGCCCCTTGAAGAAGCTTTTCTTTCTCTTATCAATGCTGAGGACATTAGCAAGGGAAAAGCATCGCTTTACGATTACTTGCCCAAAATGACCACCATATTTTGGTCAAAGGCACCGGAAGTTGCGATGCCAGACATAGATATCCATTTCGAAAGCCATATTTTACTGGATGCCCCCAAAGGTGATTGGTTCCATCAAGAAAGACGATGGGAATTATTTCTATCTCAACTCACTCAATGGATTGAAAAAAAATGGGAGATCGTCATTTTTGTTAACAATGAAGGGGAAGAAAGCCGATTAAAAGAAATTCTATCCAATCAGGGAATTGGTATCGAATCGATCTTTTTTTCAAAAAGCCCCCTTCTCAAAGGCTTTTCATGGCCCGCAGCGAAACTTGCCATCCTAACCGATGCAGAAATTTTTGGTAGGTACCAAAATCAGAAGATTTGCTTACGTAACCAAGAAACGAATGATGCCCTTGAAAAATACTTGACTGGGGAGATCTCCGAACAGTGGAAAGATGGAGATTATGTCGTGCATTTGCAGCATGGTATATGCCGGTTTAGAGGAATAAAGAGCATGGATGGAACAAACAGTGAAATGATCGAGCTTGAATTCGACCAAAAAGCTAAGCTCTTCGTTCCTATTGATCAAGCTTATCTGATTTCTCGGTATATTGGAGGAACCAAAAAACAGCCAAAACTCGATTCGTTAGGTGGCACAAGGTGGCTACGAGCAAAAATCGCTACAGAAAAAGCGGTATCGGATCTTGCCGAAAGAATGCTTAAAATTAATGCAGAAAGAGAAGTTCTTGAGGGGTTCTCTTTCCCCAAAGACGACCATTGGCAAAGAGAATTTGAAGAGTCTTTTATTTATGAAGAGACAGCCGATCAGCTCAAAGCAATAGAAGAAACAAAACGAGATATGGAAAGCAAACGGCCAATGGATAGGCTCATCTGCGGGGATGTTGGATTTGGCAAAACGGAAGTTGCCATTCGGGCAATCTTCAAAGCTGTCATGGGAGGCAAACAAGCTGCGCTGCTGGCGCCTACTACTGTTCTTGCAAAACAACATTTTCAAACGCTTTCTGAACGTTTTGCTGATTATCCCATTCAGACCGCTTTGCTCTGTCGATTGATAAAAAATAGTGAAGAAAAAGAAATACTTGCAGGGCTTAAAAACGGATCCATTGACGTGGTGATTGGAACGCACAGACTGCTTTCTGCTGACGTCGCATTTAAAGATCTTGGATTAATCGTCATTGACGAAGAACAACGCTTTGGCGTGCTCCAAAAAGAAAAATGGAAAGATACATTTCGACTCATTGATGTTCTCAGTCTTTCGGCAACACCAATCCCACGAACGCTTTATTTAGCATTGGCTGGAGCCAGAGATATGAGTTTAATCGAAACTCCTCCCCCCAATCGTTATCCTATCGAGACGATTGTGAGCGCCTATGACGAACGAATAATACGGCAAGCAATTGAGAGAGAATTAAATAGAGGAGGACAGGTGTATTTTCTTCATAATCGAATACGAACCATTGAAAAAGTAGCCTCAAGGATAAAATCGCTTTTGCCCTCTGTAAAAATTGCCATAGGCCATGGAAGGATGAAAAAAAGCGAGCTAGAAGAAGTAATGGAAAGTTTTGTGAACGGACAGATCGATGTGCTGCTTGCCACAAGCATCATAGAAAACGGCTTGGATATTCCCAATGCTAACACCATCATCATTGACCGAGCCGATCTTTTTGGTCTTGCCGACCTCTATCAGTTGAGAGGAAGAGTGGGGCGATCTAATCAAAAAGCCTACGCTTATCTGTTACTCCCAAGGGATTTATTCATTCAAGCCGACGCCAAGAAAAGAATTAAAGCCATGCAAGAACATTCTCAACTAGGTGTGGGCTTCCAGATAGCCTTAAGAGATCTAGAAATACGAGGCGCAGGCAATCTTTTAGGCACCTCTCAAAGTGGTCATATCGCCTCTGTTGGATTTGAACTCTACTGCAAACTACTCAAAAAAGCAGTCCAAAGACTTCAGGGTAAAGAAATCGATACTTTAACTGATTGTAAGGTCTCTTTAGATTTTTTACTTCCCGAGCCAGGAGGCGGCAGGCATGCCTTAGCTTTTATTCCATTTACCTATATGGAAAGGAGGGAAGAGAGGCTACAAGCTTACAGACAGCTAGCTGAAGCACTCAGCATAGGGGAGCTAGAAGAAATCAAAAAAGGCTGGAAAGACCGGTTTGGTGCGTGGCCTGAACCTGTAGAAAACCTTTTTTCGATTACTGAAATCCGACTCATTGGAGCTGCCAAAGGCATAGAACGAATCGAATCGGACCAGGATAAATTAAAACTAATGAGGCATAGGGAGTATTTGTTTACAGCGCAAGGTAAATTCCCACGCTTGATCGAATCTGATACAAAGACTAAAATAATGCAGATTAAGAAATGGTTAGAAGTCTTCTAA
- a CDS encoding peptidylprolyl isomerase: MVRSLLIVFLCFFCFLQSLFSQTANDGIAAIVNDKVITFSQVRKQVEPNEAVLRETYQGPELVDRIKEARLSALRALIDRELIIQDFKSKKYAIPDSFIESRIRDIIRTQFDGDRIAFIRTLQANGVSEEQYKQQILEQIIVQAMRMKNVSEPVIISPYQIEKYYHDHISQFFDPPQVKLRIIFLQKTSFKEKRATVDGQIEEYDPAKETATELLSKLQLGADFAELARTYSEGPKRMDGGDLGWVTKDSLRPEIAEAAFSMYPGQTSGVIETVDGYYIIRLEDKRKGKLKPLSELRSQIEGLLIQEQRQKLQQQWLNNLKAKAFIKMF; the protein is encoded by the coding sequence ATGGTTAGAAGTCTTCTAATTGTTTTCCTTTGTTTCTTTTGCTTCTTACAAAGTTTGTTTTCACAAACTGCTAACGATGGCATTGCAGCTATTGTAAACGATAAAGTGATCACTTTTTCTCAAGTCAGAAAACAGGTAGAACCCAATGAAGCCGTCTTAAGGGAAACCTATCAAGGGCCTGAACTGGTTGATCGGATCAAAGAAGCTCGGTTAAGTGCCTTGCGAGCCCTAATTGACAGAGAATTAATCATTCAGGATTTTAAAAGCAAGAAATATGCGATCCCCGATTCGTTCATTGAATCCCGGATCAGAGACATTATCCGAACTCAATTTGATGGAGATAGAATTGCTTTTATTCGGACGCTCCAAGCCAATGGGGTAAGCGAAGAACAGTATAAGCAACAGATCCTCGAACAGATCATTGTCCAGGCCATGAGAATGAAAAATGTATCTGAACCGGTGATTATTTCTCCTTATCAAATTGAAAAGTATTATCATGATCACATAAGCCAATTTTTCGATCCTCCCCAAGTAAAATTACGAATCATTTTTCTGCAGAAAACTTCTTTTAAAGAGAAACGTGCTACCGTTGACGGTCAGATAGAAGAATATGATCCTGCCAAAGAGACAGCCACAGAACTGTTAAGCAAACTGCAATTGGGTGCTGATTTTGCTGAATTAGCTAGAACTTATTCCGAAGGACCTAAAAGAATGGATGGTGGGGATCTGGGATGGGTAACCAAAGATAGCCTTCGACCCGAAATAGCGGAAGCAGCCTTCTCCATGTATCCAGGACAAACAAGTGGTGTGATAGAAACCGTTGACGGCTATTATATTATAAGGCTTGAGGATAAGCGGAAAGGAAAGCTTAAGCCCCTATCAGAGTTGAGGAGTCAGATTGAAGGCCTATTGATTCAAGAACAAAGACAAAAACTGCAACAACAATGGTTAAATAATTTAAAGGCAAAAGCCTTTATAAAAATGTTCTAA
- the pdxA gene encoding 4-hydroxythreonine-4-phosphate dehydrogenase PdxA, which yields MHVPTIGITLGEPAGIGPEIVSKALQCNKISKRFDYRIIGPKTKFEPGKLSPSSAEAAWQALEEAFKLWEKKEIQAIVTSPVHKGNLFQIGFPYPGQTEFFASKLGVPKEKVIMAMSSPKLHLSLLSTHLSLQEAIQAITKDKIKLAAVLLLEFLKKLKSKSSLKIAIAGLNPHSGEMGHFGKEEHESYEPAIEELKRSGLLVEGPLSPDSVFKEALQGKYDGVVASYHDQGLIPFKIVSFYSGVNVTLGLPLIRTSPDHGVAIDIAGKNKADPRSLIAAIKLACKLVSKENRK from the coding sequence ATGCATGTACCAACTATTGGCATCACTCTAGGAGAACCAGCCGGAATTGGTCCTGAAATCGTTTCAAAGGCTCTTCAGTGTAATAAAATCTCCAAACGTTTTGACTATAGAATTATCGGTCCAAAAACAAAATTTGAGCCTGGGAAGTTATCCCCTTCCTCTGCTGAAGCCGCATGGCAAGCTTTGGAGGAAGCTTTCAAACTTTGGGAAAAAAAAGAAATCCAAGCCATTGTCACCTCCCCTGTTCATAAAGGGAACCTTTTCCAAATTGGCTTTCCTTATCCAGGACAAACTGAATTTTTTGCTTCCAAGTTAGGTGTTCCCAAAGAGAAGGTGATCATGGCTATGTCCAGTCCAAAGCTCCATCTTTCTCTGCTCTCCACGCATCTAAGTCTCCAAGAAGCCATCCAAGCCATAACGAAGGATAAAATTAAGCTTGCAGCAGTCCTTTTGCTTGAATTCTTAAAAAAATTAAAGTCAAAATCATCCCTGAAAATTGCTATCGCAGGACTAAATCCTCATTCGGGAGAAATGGGACATTTTGGAAAAGAAGAACACGAATCCTATGAACCAGCCATCGAGGAACTCAAAAGAAGTGGTTTGCTTGTAGAAGGTCCCCTTTCTCCTGATTCTGTCTTTAAAGAAGCTTTACAAGGAAAATACGACGGTGTTGTGGCCTCTTACCATGATCAAGGATTGATTCCATTCAAAATTGTATCCTTTTATTCTGGAGTTAATGTCACACTGGGATTGCCATTAATTCGCACTTCCCCTGATCATGGTGTTGCCATCGATATTGCAGGAAAAAACAAAGCTGATCCAAGAAGCCTGATTGCAGCTATTAAACTAGCATGCAAACTCGTTTCTAAAGAAAACAGAAAGTAA
- the argA gene encoding amino-acid N-acetyltransferase translates to MNVSDLRGILAYIPQFREKVFVIAIDGAIAASENFPNLVLDLAVLRSVAIKVVLVHGIAHQLKQLSLLLHTDLSDTTGIGITDQKTHELSLIASSKVTFQILEALSASDLRACATNAIIAHPFGIVSGIDYQLTGRINKIDVPFIEYLLQKNIIPVIGPIGFDGEGKSYRINSDAVAQCMAESLHAEKLIYLTTYPGILDNEGNLIRELDVQAAQEFHKNFSKSQPEQLRSKLEHAIHACKNGVNRVHIIDGRMDEALLSEIFSNTGIGTMIYANQYESIRPARKKDIGAILKLIQEPIESDEILPRKAGDIARDLQSYYVFELDKQIVGCMAVYPYPKTSQAELACLSVAKSHENQGIGRKMIHYAEKLASQQGFKQLFLLSTRAYVYFMQKGGFKEADPSILPLERKIKYEKNGRNSKVLYKSLQ, encoded by the coding sequence ATGAATGTTTCCGATTTAAGAGGCATACTCGCTTACATCCCTCAATTTAGAGAAAAGGTTTTTGTCATAGCCATTGATGGAGCCATTGCGGCCAGCGAAAATTTTCCTAATTTAGTGCTCGATCTAGCCGTATTAAGAAGTGTTGCCATAAAAGTCGTGTTAGTCCATGGGATCGCTCATCAGTTAAAGCAGCTTTCTCTGCTTTTACATACCGACTTATCTGATACCACAGGAATTGGTATTACCGATCAAAAGACTCATGAATTAAGCCTTATAGCTTCTTCCAAAGTAACTTTTCAAATACTAGAAGCTCTTTCAGCATCTGATCTCAGGGCCTGTGCCACAAATGCCATCATCGCCCATCCTTTTGGAATTGTCAGCGGCATAGATTATCAACTTACAGGCCGTATTAACAAAATTGACGTACCATTCATCGAGTATTTATTACAAAAAAATATCATTCCAGTCATAGGACCCATCGGTTTCGATGGGGAAGGGAAAAGTTATCGGATTAATTCCGATGCCGTCGCTCAGTGTATGGCCGAATCCCTTCATGCAGAAAAGCTTATCTATCTTACTACCTACCCTGGCATCCTTGATAATGAGGGCAATCTTATAAGAGAATTAGATGTCCAAGCGGCCCAAGAATTTCATAAAAACTTTTCTAAATCACAGCCCGAGCAACTCAGATCCAAATTAGAACACGCTATTCACGCATGCAAAAACGGAGTCAACCGTGTGCATATTATTGATGGAAGAATGGATGAAGCTTTGCTTTCAGAGATATTTTCTAACACTGGCATAGGGACGATGATCTATGCCAATCAGTATGAATCGATCCGCCCAGCTCGTAAAAAAGATATCGGTGCGATTTTAAAACTTATCCAAGAACCGATCGAATCGGATGAAATTTTGCCTAGAAAAGCTGGGGATATAGCCAGAGATCTCCAATCGTATTATGTTTTTGAACTAGACAAACAGATTGTAGGATGCATGGCTGTCTATCCCTATCCCAAAACGTCTCAAGCCGAACTTGCCTGCCTTTCTGTAGCTAAGAGCCATGAAAATCAAGGCATTGGCAGAAAAATGATTCATTATGCTGAAAAACTTGCCTCGCAACAGGGATTCAAGCAGCTTTTTCTCCTGTCGACTAGGGCTTATGTTTATTTTATGCAAAAAGGGGGATTTAAAGAAGCCGATCCCTCGATTCTCCCTTTGGAAAGAAAAATAAAATACGAAAAAAACGGTAGAAATTCAAAAGTGCTTTATAAGTCTCTTCAATAA
- a CDS encoding DR2241 family protein: MNLLEKWQKWLSENPPPLYIGELQIAEGYWIYNRKDQWNDSLVCLPSLLDLKLYLRQDEQGYYRPLKAEMGILRGWKYGPVDCQGLFYAIEAIYPFALTHWFGLKARIFGPVSFQETIGRQIGMYKVIEKEADSIADETVEALCRVKCLRKNLWHGMYSELKEDASIPLVCLEACPLFLEHSRKLFLKKRNHNL, encoded by the coding sequence ATGAATCTTTTGGAGAAGTGGCAAAAGTGGCTTTCTGAAAATCCTCCTCCATTGTATATTGGAGAGCTTCAGATTGCTGAAGGGTACTGGATATACAACCGAAAGGATCAGTGGAATGATTCCCTGGTCTGCCTACCCTCCCTTTTAGATTTGAAGTTATATTTACGCCAAGATGAGCAAGGGTACTACAGACCATTAAAAGCGGAGATGGGCATCCTTCGTGGGTGGAAATATGGGCCAGTTGATTGTCAAGGGCTTTTTTATGCCATTGAGGCAATCTATCCCTTTGCACTGACACATTGGTTTGGTCTAAAAGCAAGGATATTCGGTCCAGTTTCTTTTCAAGAGACCATTGGCAGACAAATTGGTATGTATAAAGTGATAGAAAAAGAAGCAGATTCCATAGCTGATGAGACTGTGGAAGCATTATGTCGGGTAAAATGCCTTAGAAAAAATCTCTGGCATGGAATGTATTCAGAACTCAAAGAAGACGCTTCGATTCCTTTGGTTTGTTTGGAAGCCTGCCCTCTCTTTTTGGAGCATTCAAGAAAACTTTTTTTAAAAAAAAGAAACCACAATCTCTAA
- a CDS encoding CbiX/SirB N-terminal domain-containing protein, translating into MSSFPHAIHWSKASLVLAGHGSLYNSEAALPVYINAEKIRNKKLFENVYETFWKEEPSFHQTLLSIPSSLIYVVPFFLSHGFFTTKVIPSEMGIEGPVTRMGKKMVSYCRAVGENPRVSELIIEAIGRAIDFKMASSILSESALLLVSHGTKKNVHSKETTYLHWKILQQKGIFKECHVFFLEEEPRISSWKEYVRSKYIFTVPFFISEGDHSYVDVPKLMGIKKSLRTSAISYPQDVEGRYVWYTKAVGTMEGMEQVILEQVVAFDESFGEVAKVAF; encoded by the coding sequence ATGAGCTCTTTTCCCCATGCCATCCACTGGTCAAAAGCATCCCTTGTTCTGGCTGGACATGGATCTTTATATAATTCTGAAGCAGCCCTGCCGGTATATATTAATGCAGAGAAGATTCGCAATAAAAAATTATTTGAAAATGTCTATGAAACATTTTGGAAAGAAGAACCTTCTTTTCATCAGACTCTTTTATCTATTCCATCCTCTTTGATTTATGTGGTCCCTTTTTTTTTAAGTCACGGCTTTTTTACAACCAAAGTCATCCCCTCTGAGATGGGAATCGAAGGACCAGTGACTAGAATGGGGAAAAAGATGGTGAGTTATTGTAGAGCTGTTGGTGAAAATCCTAGAGTCTCAGAGTTAATCATCGAGGCGATTGGTCGGGCAATCGATTTTAAGATGGCTAGTTCTATACTTTCTGAAAGTGCTCTTTTATTGGTCAGTCATGGAACCAAAAAAAATGTCCATTCCAAAGAAACAACCTATCTGCATTGGAAGATATTGCAGCAAAAAGGGATCTTTAAAGAATGTCATGTTTTTTTTCTTGAAGAGGAGCCTCGAATTTCCAGCTGGAAAGAGTATGTTAGATCAAAATATATCTTTACTGTTCCTTTTTTTATTTCTGAAGGAGACCATTCCTATGTGGATGTTCCAAAGCTGATGGGGATAAAAAAAAGTTTAAGAACTTCTGCTATCAGCTATCCTCAGGATGTGGAGGGCCGCTATGTATGGTATACCAAAGCGGTAGGGACTATGGAGGGAATGGAGCAAGTAATTCTTGAGCAGGTTGTAGCATTCGATGAATCTTTTGGAGAAGTGGCAAAAGTGGCTTTCTGA
- a CDS encoding class II fructose-bisphosphate aldolase, whose product MIVTAAELFKVAYGKFAVGAYNINNMEQTHGLFRGGIQSQSPFIIQISKGARKYADKRMLEAMIRAAEAIYPEAVFVVHLDHGDEETCYDCIDSGFYSSVMIDASHEPFEKNVEITRRVVERAHAKGVSVEAELGMLGGVEEDVKVEEGHACLTDPEQAKEFVRLTGCDSLACAIGTSHGAYKFKGKQSIRFDVLEKIQKNLPGFPLVMHGSSSVPKSEIMRINAAGGKLDPSACGVDDNEYLPAAKLGVTKINIDTDGRLVWTRVHREYLRDHPEEFDFRGPGRVFMTEYANFIASRSEKLGSANTLSEVRNSILELRKNKAA is encoded by the coding sequence ATGATCGTTACGGCAGCGGAGTTATTTAAAGTTGCGTATGGTAAATTTGCAGTGGGCGCTTATAACATTAACAATATGGAACAAACCCATGGCCTCTTTCGTGGAGGGATTCAGTCTCAGTCCCCTTTTATTATACAGATCTCCAAAGGCGCTAGAAAATATGCAGACAAAAGAATGCTCGAAGCGATGATTAGGGCTGCTGAAGCTATTTATCCTGAAGCCGTATTTGTCGTACACTTAGATCATGGAGACGAAGAGACCTGTTATGATTGTATCGATTCAGGTTTTTATAGCTCAGTAATGATTGATGCTTCTCATGAACCATTTGAGAAGAATGTAGAAATTACGCGTCGGGTTGTGGAAAGGGCCCATGCCAAAGGAGTAAGTGTAGAAGCTGAATTAGGAATGCTAGGCGGGGTAGAAGAAGATGTTAAGGTAGAAGAAGGGCATGCCTGTCTGACTGATCCAGAGCAAGCAAAAGAATTTGTTCGATTGACTGGATGCGATTCTTTGGCTTGTGCTATCGGCACAAGTCATGGAGCCTATAAGTTTAAAGGCAAACAATCCATCCGCTTTGATGTTTTAGAAAAAATTCAAAAAAACCTTCCCGGATTTCCACTCGTTATGCATGGCAGCTCGAGTGTTCCGAAATCAGAAATCATGAGGATCAACGCGGCTGGAGGTAAATTAGATCCAAGCGCTTGCGGTGTGGATGATAATGAATATTTACCAGCGGCTAAACTTGGAGTCACCAAAATCAACATCGACACCGATGGCAGGCTTGTGTGGACAAGAGTGCATAGGGAGTATTTACGAGATCATCCTGAAGAATTCGATTTCCGAGGCCCAGGGAGAGTATTTATGACGGAGTATGCCAATTTCATTGCTAGTCGAAGTGAAAAATTGGGCTCTGCCAATACACTTTCTGAAGTCAGAAATTCGATCCTAGAGCTCAGAAAAAATAAAGCAGCTTAA